Proteins encoded by one window of Enterococcus faecalis:
- a CDS encoding ABC transporter substrate-binding protein, whose product MKKRVILGTLVAATLLMTACGNSEATTKSESKGGSNALVVSTFGLSEDIVKKDIIAPFEKENEAKVTLEVGNSADRFTKLKNNPNAGIDVIELAQANAAQGGKEGLFEKITEKEVPNLSQLTPGAKEVFESGAGVPIAVNSIGIVYNKEKLGKEIKNWDDLWSADLKGKISVPDVATTAGPLMLYVASEHAGQDITKDNGKAAFEAMKELKPNVVKTYSKSSDLANMFQSGEIEAAVVADFAVDIIQGAAENVTYVVPESGTYANYNTVNIPKKAQNKETAFKFVNARISEESQKAKAISLNEGPTNQQVTLSEKEAKNKTYGAIAERAKTVDFNFINSQLADWIDQWNRTMNQ is encoded by the coding sequence ATGAAAAAACGCGTAATTTTAGGGACATTAGTCGCTGCAACGTTATTAATGACTGCTTGTGGAAACAGCGAAGCAACTACGAAAAGCGAGAGCAAAGGTGGAAGTAATGCTTTAGTCGTTTCAACTTTCGGATTAAGTGAAGATATTGTCAAAAAAGACATCATCGCTCCATTTGAAAAAGAGAATGAAGCGAAAGTTACCTTAGAAGTAGGCAATAGCGCAGACCGCTTTACGAAATTAAAAAATAATCCCAATGCGGGAATTGATGTCATTGAATTAGCACAAGCAAATGCAGCACAAGGTGGAAAAGAAGGGTTATTTGAAAAAATTACAGAAAAAGAAGTACCTAATTTAAGTCAGTTAACGCCGGGAGCAAAAGAGGTTTTTGAAAGTGGTGCTGGCGTACCAATCGCTGTAAACAGTATCGGGATTGTTTACAACAAAGAAAAATTAGGCAAAGAAATTAAGAACTGGGATGACTTATGGTCAGCTGATTTGAAAGGTAAAATTTCTGTTCCAGACGTTGCCACGACGGCAGGTCCTTTAATGTTATACGTTGCTAGTGAACATGCTGGTCAAGATATTACAAAAGATAACGGGAAGGCCGCTTTTGAAGCGATGAAAGAATTAAAACCAAACGTTGTTAAAACGTATTCAAAATCGTCAGACTTAGCTAATATGTTCCAATCTGGTGAAATTGAAGCAGCTGTGGTTGCTGATTTTGCGGTTGATATTATTCAAGGCGCAGCAGAAAACGTGACGTATGTCGTCCCAGAAAGCGGCACGTATGCCAACTATAATACAGTCAATATTCCTAAAAAAGCACAAAACAAAGAAACCGCCTTTAAATTTGTTAACGCACGGATTAGTGAAGAATCACAAAAGGCCAAAGCGATTTCATTAAATGAAGGACCTACAAATCAACAAGTAACGCTAAGCGAAAAAGAAGCGAAAAATAAAACATATGGTGCCATTGCCGAACGTGCCAAAACAGTCGATTTTAATTTTATTAATAGTCAACTAGCGGATTGGATTGATCAATGGAACCGGACGATGAATCAATAG
- a CDS encoding adenine deaminase C-terminal domain-containing protein, with translation MEPDDESIVLEKRDKMNVDVLLKNVWLYQTVTQTFVQRNVAIKNDKFYYIYEEENVNLQPKKTINAENQWMIPGLIDAHMHIESSMTTPTIFSKAVVRYGVTTVIADAHEMANVFGLEGLKAFMAAETELDIFHAIPSSVPSTTPELETTGGIIGLAEVAELLKEPKVICLGEAMNFKGISYEPDSLIRQIIDLCQKQRPTMPLEGHCPKIEDQELADFLYSGITSDHTHQFPKTLKEKIEAGVFIQFQNKSITPENIQVIVDNDFYNYASIITDDVMADDLLKGHLNENVKKAVQAGLPIEKAIYMATYTPAKRMGLHDRGEIAPGKKADFLLLNDLESFDINTVYKSGKVVFEKGEPFHYPEKIEEFPATYQQTIQCKRLTEEDLLLKVATTKETVRCNVIQKQEIGTFTERITKEIPVENGLLQWQKANCALLIVMERYGKNGNISFSLMDQPLSEKGAIATTWAHDHHNLMVMGNTIEDILLAQNELLAMQGGYLVASDQQVMATCPLPIGGILSQAPIEQLGASLQKVRQAMQALGYQNMNEIMSFSTLSLPVSPAIKVTDFGMMDTKSQRFYPLVFPEDGVLLHENTH, from the coding sequence ATGGAACCGGACGATGAATCAATAGTTTTAGAAAAGAGGGACAAAATGAACGTCGATGTATTACTAAAAAATGTGTGGCTGTATCAAACAGTCACTCAAACATTCGTTCAACGAAATGTTGCGATTAAAAATGATAAATTTTATTACATTTATGAAGAAGAGAACGTCAATTTGCAGCCCAAAAAAACAATTAATGCCGAGAATCAATGGATGATTCCCGGCTTAATTGATGCACACATGCATATTGAAAGTTCCATGACGACACCTACTATTTTTTCTAAAGCAGTAGTGCGTTACGGTGTGACAACGGTGATTGCCGATGCCCATGAAATGGCTAACGTATTTGGCTTAGAAGGCTTAAAAGCTTTTATGGCCGCTGAAACAGAACTAGATATCTTTCACGCAATTCCTTCCTCGGTTCCTTCGACCACTCCCGAATTAGAAACAACTGGTGGGATTATCGGCTTAGCAGAAGTAGCAGAATTACTCAAAGAGCCAAAAGTGATTTGTTTAGGGGAAGCCATGAATTTTAAAGGGATTTCCTATGAGCCAGATTCTTTAATTCGTCAAATTATCGATTTGTGTCAAAAACAACGACCAACCATGCCTTTAGAAGGCCACTGTCCTAAAATCGAAGATCAAGAGTTAGCAGATTTTCTATATAGTGGTATCACTTCAGATCATACCCATCAATTTCCTAAAACGTTAAAAGAAAAAATTGAAGCGGGCGTCTTTATTCAATTTCAAAATAAATCAATCACTCCTGAAAACATTCAGGTGATAGTAGACAATGACTTCTACAATTATGCAAGTATTATCACGGATGACGTGATGGCTGATGATTTGCTAAAAGGTCATCTAAATGAAAATGTCAAAAAAGCCGTTCAAGCAGGGTTGCCTATCGAAAAAGCCATTTATATGGCAACTTATACGCCGGCCAAACGAATGGGTCTCCATGATCGTGGCGAAATTGCACCTGGTAAAAAAGCTGACTTTTTGTTATTAAATGACTTAGAAAGTTTTGATATTAATACGGTTTATAAATCTGGAAAGGTCGTTTTTGAAAAAGGCGAGCCCTTCCATTATCCAGAAAAAATCGAAGAGTTTCCAGCCACTTATCAACAAACCATCCAATGTAAAAGGTTAACAGAAGAAGATTTACTTTTAAAGGTGGCTACAACAAAAGAAACAGTTCGTTGTAATGTGATTCAAAAACAAGAAATTGGCACATTTACAGAGCGAATTACAAAAGAAATTCCTGTTGAAAATGGATTGTTGCAATGGCAAAAAGCCAACTGTGCCTTATTAATTGTGATGGAACGTTACGGAAAAAATGGTAATATTTCTTTTTCTTTAATGGATCAACCCCTTTCCGAGAAAGGAGCCATTGCGACAACCTGGGCCCATGATCATCATAATTTAATGGTGATGGGTAATACGATTGAGGATATTCTGTTAGCGCAGAATGAATTATTAGCGATGCAAGGCGGCTATTTGGTTGCTTCGGATCAGCAAGTGATGGCAACTTGTCCTTTACCAATTGGTGGGATTTTATCGCAAGCACCGATTGAACAATTAGGCGCTTCTTTACAAAAAGTTCGACAAGCTATGCAAGCGTTAGGCTATCAAAATATGAATGAAATCATGTCCTTTTCCACACTATCATTGCCTGTCTCGCCAGCCATTAAAGTGACAGATTTTGGGATGATGGATACGAAGTCACAACGTTTCTATCCATTAGTTTTTCCAGAGGATGGAGTTCTTTTGCATGAAAACACTCATTAA
- a CDS encoding amidohydrolase: MKTLIKNVHILTMDEQFSEIKAGYLVIEEDTIVELAPMTTLDEKRMAANQVIDGQNGILMPGMINTHTHVGMIPFRSLGDDVPDRLRRFLFPLEQFMTKELVGCSSDYAIAEMLLSGITSFCDMYYFEDEIAKSCEKMSVRALLGETIIDMPTCDSPEPSGGLFYAETFIRKWQGHPLITPILAPHAPNTNSPEVLAKIIELSRRYQVPVTMHVAEMTYEMAEFEKAYQKTPIAFLEELGYLSEPFILAHCILATDEDLASLAATNGKARVAHCIGANTKSAKGVAPIKQMLDQGIIVGLGTDGPSSGNTLDLFTQMRMVANFHKTAHQDRSLFPAKEIVYLATMGGAKTLGLAEQVGSLEVGKKADITLIETQSVNMFPIFDAYSALVYSANASNVEAVWVNGQQLVANKELQQANLKEIKEKLYQAMNTFVKEAKKRAAL; the protein is encoded by the coding sequence ATGAAAACACTCATTAAAAATGTGCATATACTAACAATGGATGAGCAATTTTCAGAAATCAAAGCCGGCTATTTAGTGATTGAAGAAGACACAATTGTGGAATTAGCACCAATGACCACACTTGATGAAAAGCGAATGGCTGCAAATCAAGTAATCGATGGTCAAAATGGAATTTTAATGCCTGGGATGATTAACACCCATACCCATGTAGGCATGATTCCGTTTCGTTCGTTAGGAGACGATGTGCCAGATCGACTCCGGCGTTTTCTTTTTCCATTAGAACAATTCATGACAAAAGAATTAGTAGGATGCAGTAGTGATTATGCAATTGCCGAAATGTTACTGAGTGGTATTACGAGCTTTTGTGATATGTATTATTTTGAAGATGAAATTGCTAAAAGTTGTGAAAAAATGAGTGTTCGTGCTTTGCTCGGAGAGACGATCATTGATATGCCCACTTGTGATAGTCCGGAGCCTTCAGGCGGTCTTTTTTACGCGGAAACCTTTATTCGCAAGTGGCAAGGCCATCCGTTGATTACGCCTATACTTGCGCCACATGCACCGAATACCAACTCACCAGAAGTGTTGGCAAAAATTATTGAACTTAGTCGGCGATACCAAGTTCCTGTGACCATGCACGTTGCTGAAATGACTTATGAAATGGCTGAGTTTGAAAAAGCCTATCAAAAAACACCAATTGCTTTCTTAGAAGAACTGGGTTATTTGAGCGAGCCGTTTATTTTAGCGCATTGTATTTTGGCAACAGATGAAGATCTTGCGAGTTTAGCTGCGACTAATGGAAAAGCGCGTGTCGCTCATTGTATCGGTGCGAATACTAAATCAGCCAAAGGCGTAGCGCCGATTAAGCAAATGCTTGATCAAGGGATTATTGTCGGTTTAGGCACGGATGGACCTAGTAGTGGGAATACATTAGATTTATTCACCCAAATGCGCATGGTTGCGAATTTTCATAAGACAGCACACCAAGATCGCTCCTTGTTTCCTGCGAAAGAAATTGTTTATCTGGCAACGATGGGGGGCGCTAAAACATTAGGTTTGGCGGAGCAAGTCGGCTCATTGGAAGTGGGCAAAAAAGCGGATATAACATTAATTGAAACGCAATCAGTTAATATGTTTCCGATTTTTGATGCCTATTCAGCGTTGGTTTATTCAGCAAATGCTAGCAATGTTGAAGCCGTTTGGGTGAACGGTCAACAGTTAGTTGCCAATAAAGAATTACAACAAGCTAATCTCAAAGAAATCAAGGAAAAATTATATCAGGCCATGAATACGTTTGTGAAAGAAGCTAAAAAAAGAGCTGCTCTCTAA
- a CDS encoding helix-turn-helix domain-containing protein — protein sequence MRMRGKAMNIQRFIEKRKARGLSQSELAKGICTQVTVSRFEKNGQVPTLKILIQLCNRLELPLGELFPRVGIKQPEILEKMEEAEFFLITSEHDQLQTILKNIPFDEIKDSQLLLEYYYLQGFVMIFQNASLMDCLFTFEKLLFEEQKYTSDIYRLLAFTGIGMAYAKEGEIEKAEFYFNKVFKEIYLYTIQSMEDTWRVLNVVFHCGVFYAEKGDLETSDALLEYAISICSDNHVTYYLARAAFQLAKNALAEEKPQEQILELLQDARAYAKINKNRILLEAIQTLKETILSKNN from the coding sequence ATGAGAATGAGAGGAAAAGCAATGAATATACAACGGTTTATAGAAAAACGCAAAGCACGTGGTTTGTCGCAAAGTGAATTAGCTAAAGGGATTTGTACGCAAGTTACGGTTAGTCGCTTTGAAAAGAATGGTCAAGTCCCAACTTTAAAAATATTGATCCAACTATGTAATCGTTTAGAGCTACCTTTGGGGGAACTCTTCCCGCGCGTAGGGATTAAACAACCTGAAATTCTTGAAAAAATGGAAGAAGCAGAATTCTTCTTGATTACCAGCGAACATGACCAATTGCAAACAATTTTAAAAAATATTCCTTTTGATGAAATCAAAGATTCCCAACTGTTATTAGAATATTATTATTTACAAGGCTTTGTCATGATTTTTCAAAATGCTTCGTTGATGGATTGCTTATTTACCTTTGAAAAACTTCTGTTTGAAGAGCAAAAATACACGAGCGATATTTACCGTTTGTTAGCTTTTACTGGAATTGGCATGGCCTATGCCAAAGAAGGCGAAATTGAGAAAGCGGAATTTTATTTCAATAAGGTCTTCAAGGAAATATATCTTTATACTATTCAATCAATGGAAGATACTTGGCGAGTATTAAATGTTGTCTTTCACTGTGGTGTTTTTTATGCAGAAAAAGGCGATTTAGAAACAAGTGATGCTTTGTTAGAGTATGCGATTTCCATCTGTTCTGATAATCACGTCACATATTACTTGGCAAGAGCAGCTTTCCAACTTGCGAAAAATGCCTTAGCTGAAGAAAAGCCGCAAGAGCAAATTTTAGAACTACTACAAGATGCCCGCGCGTATGCAAAAATCAATAAAAACCGCATCTTGTTGGAAGCAATTCAAACATTGAAAGAAACAATTTTATCTAAGAATAATTAG
- a CDS encoding FAD:protein FMN transferase, producing the protein MQQSQTIYLMGTVIDVFVDHEEPEKILEEVHQRLITYEQRFSANDSTSELMAVNQQAGQKPVSVHPELYQLIALGKKHSCDPASHLNVTIGPLVQTWRIGFKDARVPSEEEIKACLKKINPEKIHLNPLKQTVFLEEEGMKLDLGALAKGYIADLLIAYLKEVHVTSTLINLGGNIVTLGPSTHQNKKWRIGIRNPQKSRETISLLVEVANQSVVTSGIYERSLTEAGRVYHHLLDPTTGYPLETEMASLTIISDASVDGEIWTTRLFGYPIPEALEILNQLDGIEGVIITQDQQILYSSGLADTLHIIHS; encoded by the coding sequence GTGCAACAAAGTCAAACTATTTATTTGATGGGCACAGTAATAGATGTATTTGTAGACCATGAAGAACCTGAAAAAATTCTAGAAGAAGTGCATCAACGATTGATCACTTATGAACAACGATTTAGTGCAAATGATTCCACTTCGGAACTGATGGCTGTCAATCAACAAGCTGGGCAAAAACCAGTCAGCGTTCATCCAGAGTTGTATCAATTAATTGCATTAGGGAAAAAACATAGTTGTGATCCAGCTAGTCATTTGAATGTTACCATTGGCCCGTTAGTTCAAACATGGCGAATCGGTTTTAAAGATGCCCGTGTCCCGTCAGAAGAGGAAATTAAAGCCTGTTTGAAAAAAATTAATCCAGAAAAGATTCACTTAAATCCCTTAAAACAAACGGTTTTTTTGGAAGAAGAAGGAATGAAATTAGATCTGGGGGCTTTAGCAAAAGGCTATATCGCTGATTTACTAATTGCCTATTTGAAAGAAGTCCATGTGACGTCTACTTTGATTAATCTGGGCGGCAATATTGTGACATTGGGGCCCTCTACGCATCAAAACAAAAAATGGCGAATTGGTATTCGCAATCCGCAAAAATCCAGAGAAACAATCAGCTTACTTGTCGAAGTGGCTAATCAATCGGTTGTGACGTCGGGCATTTATGAAAGAAGTTTAACCGAAGCTGGGCGAGTCTATCACCATTTGTTGGATCCGACAACCGGTTACCCATTGGAAACTGAAATGGCCAGCCTTACAATTATCTCGGATGCTTCAGTGGATGGTGAGATTTGGACAACGCGTTTATTTGGCTATCCAATTCCAGAAGCGCTTGAAATCCTCAATCAACTAGATGGGATTGAAGGAGTCATCATTACACAAGACCAGCAAATTTTATATAGCAGCGGGTTAGCAGATACTCTTCACATTATCCATTCATAG
- a CDS encoding NADPH-dependent FMN reductase: MKKIIGLVGTNSEQSTNRQLLQFMQHYFAQEADIELVEIVDFPMFNKPEDKVLPEIVKTVAEKIEAADGVIISTPEYDHAVPASLMNALSWLSYGIFPFVDKPVMITGASYGTLGSSRAQAHLRQILDAPELKARIMPSSEFLLAHSLQAFDENNALKDSEQIDKLAGLFADFCVFIEITEQLKHAHAQNKKEAENFSWETI; encoded by the coding sequence ATGAAAAAAATTATCGGCTTAGTAGGAACGAACTCAGAGCAATCAACCAATCGTCAACTTTTGCAATTTATGCAACACTATTTTGCGCAGGAGGCTGATATTGAACTAGTTGAAATTGTTGACTTTCCTATGTTTAACAAGCCAGAAGACAAAGTTTTGCCAGAAATAGTTAAAACGGTTGCTGAAAAAATTGAAGCAGCAGATGGCGTCATTATCAGTACGCCTGAATATGACCATGCGGTGCCGGCTTCTTTGATGAATGCCCTAAGTTGGTTATCTTACGGGATTTTTCCGTTTGTTGATAAACCAGTTATGATTACTGGTGCATCCTATGGCACGTTAGGTTCCTCTAGAGCACAAGCACATCTACGTCAAATTTTAGATGCTCCTGAATTGAAAGCACGAATTATGCCAAGCTCTGAATTTCTATTAGCGCATTCCTTACAAGCTTTTGATGAAAACAATGCGTTAAAAGATTCAGAACAAATAGATAAACTAGCTGGTTTGTTTGCAGATTTTTGTGTATTTATTGAAATTACAGAACAGCTGAAACATGCGCATGCGCAAAATAAAAAAGAAGCAGAAAATTTCTCATGGGAAACGATTTAA
- a CDS encoding NADPH-dependent oxidoreductase — protein MKLIGIVGSNADSSYNRLLLQYIGKEFYKMFDLEILEIKDIPMFNQSKDQTNSVLIQNMNRKILQADGVIIATPEHNHTIPAGLKSVLEWLSFKIHPLENKPVMIVGCSYYDQGTSRAQLHLRQILDAPGVNAIVMPGNEFLLGKAKEAFDENGNLIAEGTRQFLESTLQKFVEFIDVISKLEGAKPKDLPEDLHAKGTIETTIEGVDMAADDWVEQAAEAVQAVEGDTYVKLDRGILTVDQLNYFLKSMPMELTYADSNNQFLYYNKKMAAEEMFAKRQPGQVGNPLANCHPPKALKNVEWVIQQLRSGKTDAIRVHVPMHGPDTYVVHNYQAMYDDNGNYAGINEYILDFKPIVDWYLKQTGQELVGGKNVDAVSGASKKEAPETADSVSSASVHEEESATEKPTVDSVSSASIKE, from the coding sequence ATGAAATTAATTGGGATCGTCGGATCAAACGCTGATTCTTCTTATAATCGGTTACTACTGCAATATATTGGCAAAGAGTTTTATAAAATGTTCGACTTGGAAATTTTAGAAATTAAAGATATTCCAATGTTTAATCAAAGTAAGGATCAAACGAACAGTGTCTTGATTCAGAATATGAATCGCAAAATTTTACAAGCAGACGGCGTAATTATTGCGACGCCCGAACATAACCATACCATTCCTGCCGGTTTGAAAAGTGTGTTAGAATGGTTATCTTTCAAAATTCATCCGCTGGAAAATAAACCAGTAATGATTGTTGGTTGCTCTTATTATGATCAAGGAACCTCGCGTGCGCAATTACATCTCCGTCAAATTCTTGATGCACCTGGTGTCAATGCAATCGTGATGCCTGGAAACGAGTTTTTATTAGGAAAAGCGAAAGAAGCATTTGATGAAAACGGCAACTTAATTGCGGAGGGAACACGTCAATTTTTAGAAAGCACATTACAAAAATTCGTGGAATTCATTGATGTGATTTCAAAATTAGAAGGGGCTAAGCCAAAAGACTTACCTGAGGATTTACATGCAAAAGGAACCATTGAAACAACGATCGAAGGGGTTGATATGGCAGCAGATGATTGGGTAGAACAAGCAGCAGAAGCGGTTCAGGCTGTGGAAGGCGACACATATGTAAAATTAGATCGAGGCATTTTAACCGTAGATCAGCTAAATTATTTCTTAAAATCAATGCCAATGGAATTGACTTATGCAGACAGTAACAATCAATTTTTATATTACAATAAAAAAATGGCTGCTGAAGAAATGTTTGCTAAACGGCAACCAGGACAAGTTGGTAATCCATTAGCGAATTGCCATCCGCCAAAAGCATTGAAAAATGTAGAATGGGTGATTCAACAATTACGGTCAGGAAAAACAGATGCTATTCGCGTTCATGTTCCAATGCACGGACCAGATACCTATGTAGTGCATAATTATCAAGCGATGTATGATGATAATGGAAATTACGCGGGAATTAATGAGTATATTTTAGACTTTAAACCAATTGTTGATTGGTATTTAAAACAAACTGGGCAAGAATTAGTCGGTGGAAAAAACGTCGATGCAGTCAGTGGTGCCTCCAAAAAAGAAGCGCCAGAAACGGCAGATAGTGTATCAAGTGCATCAGTCCATGAAGAAGAGTCAGCGACCGAAAAGCCAACAGTTGACAGCGTTTCTAGCGCTTCAATTAAAGAGTAA
- a CDS encoding helix-turn-helix domain-containing protein produces the protein MTTLLDELLDQEFRDKLLIYQTFMNSEGPLLKEEFYGYFDLSTQKLESLCRQINYECTQISSRSQILFPAKGLISAQKLSQIDYQALRKYYFDQSLMAKLFLDVGLYQKHTIQEFSQIHFMSKSKIYAFSYKLNLILANWRIKLKSTGLVGEEKNIRSFCFQCLYYFYGSNQERLPNILLENSPGIKQFINDLQLMYQRTFSLNQSAQLFILLTIQRFRVFSDHVVDSFTEVHVPSCLQHAFEKIYTSETPLFKEDFGKETSYIFLFLSLNEYIDSPIVFPDKLTMLDEFIDHMNSVIPFFEKRITVETKEKLKLICYRWDRLYFSVAAFIPAKQSSFFEERFPQIHRALDGFIQKTESLYQKRFLMYERVHLYYDFMFCLLNDRSFCAIEKTIHVFVDFSGGEDYNRFIAKIIASFNYMDVMIDHKLTLETDLYLSDFYSSKVRCRQLTWRHLPETKDWQVFAEVVRELRKGETQKNEHYGRDPIEMWREQEYEG, from the coding sequence GTGACTACTTTGTTAGATGAATTATTAGACCAAGAATTCCGAGATAAATTACTTATTTATCAAACTTTTATGAATAGTGAAGGTCCATTATTAAAAGAAGAATTTTATGGATATTTTGATTTATCCACTCAAAAGTTAGAATCGTTGTGCCGTCAAATAAATTATGAATGTACACAGATTTCTTCAAGGAGTCAAATTCTTTTTCCAGCTAAAGGACTGATTAGTGCGCAAAAATTATCGCAAATTGATTATCAAGCCTTAAGAAAATATTATTTTGATCAATCACTAATGGCCAAGTTGTTTCTTGATGTGGGCCTCTATCAAAAGCACACGATTCAAGAATTTTCTCAAATTCATTTTATGAGCAAAAGCAAAATTTATGCCTTCTCGTATAAACTAAATCTGATTTTAGCTAATTGGCGTATTAAATTAAAGTCAACAGGCTTGGTTGGAGAAGAGAAAAATATCCGAAGTTTTTGTTTTCAATGCTTGTATTATTTTTATGGAAGTAATCAAGAAAGGCTGCCTAACATTTTGCTGGAAAATAGTCCTGGCATTAAACAATTTATAAACGATCTACAATTGATGTATCAAAGAACGTTTAGTCTTAATCAAAGCGCACAACTATTTATTCTTTTAACGATTCAACGTTTTCGTGTATTTTCTGATCATGTAGTGGACTCTTTTACGGAAGTTCATGTGCCTAGCTGTTTACAGCATGCGTTTGAAAAAATTTATACAAGCGAAACCCCTCTTTTTAAAGAGGATTTTGGCAAAGAGACTTCATATATTTTTCTTTTTTTAAGTTTAAATGAATACATTGATAGTCCGATTGTTTTTCCAGACAAGTTAACCATGTTAGACGAATTTATTGATCATATGAATAGTGTTATTCCTTTCTTTGAAAAGCGAATTACGGTGGAAACAAAAGAAAAATTAAAGTTGATTTGTTATCGCTGGGACCGCCTATACTTTTCAGTGGCTGCATTTATTCCCGCCAAGCAGAGCAGTTTCTTTGAAGAGCGGTTTCCTCAAATTCATCGCGCCTTAGATGGTTTTATACAAAAGACAGAGTCGCTGTATCAAAAACGATTTTTAATGTATGAACGCGTGCATCTATACTATGATTTTATGTTTTGTTTGTTAAATGATCGGTCTTTTTGCGCAATTGAAAAAACGATTCATGTATTTGTTGATTTTTCTGGTGGGGAGGATTATAACCGCTTTATTGCAAAAATTATTGCTTCTTTCAATTATATGGATGTGATGATTGATCACAAATTAACCTTAGAAACCGATTTGTATTTGTCCGATTTTTATAGTTCGAAAGTACGGTGTCGTCAATTGACATGGCGTCATTTGCCGGAAACAAAAGATTGGCAAGTATTTGCTGAGGTAGTCAGAGAACTAAGAAAGGGAGAGACTCAGAAAAATGAGCACTATGGGAGAGACCCAATCGAGATGTGGCGAGAACAAGAATACGAAGGATAG
- a CDS encoding AP2 domain-containing protein, with protein MGETQSRCGENKNTKDSQLRQAGNYKDLTGQKFGELTVVAPTAKRKEGLIVWACRCSCGSYTEASRRQLIRGYRTKCAHHRYQTMLKKNYHELVVVRIESIQQTMKAYCLCSCGQSCWVRCENLLNGHTKSCGHRKKKDYRQRVAGVIPGKLQSKRPKNNSSGHKGVSQTASGKWLAYISLKGKRHNLGIFTKKSEAILARKLAERRLFQPILQQEIVTINKED; from the coding sequence ATGGGAGAGACCCAATCGAGATGTGGCGAGAACAAGAATACGAAGGATAGTCAATTGAGACAAGCAGGTAACTATAAAGATTTAACTGGTCAAAAGTTTGGTGAGTTGACAGTAGTAGCACCAACGGCAAAAAGAAAAGAAGGGCTAATTGTTTGGGCCTGTCGCTGTTCTTGTGGGAGCTATACAGAAGCTTCAAGAAGACAACTAATTCGTGGGTATCGAACCAAATGTGCGCACCATCGCTATCAAACAATGTTGAAAAAAAACTATCATGAATTAGTCGTGGTACGGATCGAAAGTATTCAACAGACAATGAAAGCGTATTGTCTGTGTTCGTGCGGACAATCTTGCTGGGTTCGCTGTGAAAATTTGTTGAATGGCCATACCAAAAGTTGCGGTCATCGTAAAAAGAAGGATTACCGACAAAGAGTTGCTGGTGTAATTCCAGGGAAGTTGCAAAGTAAACGCCCCAAAAATAATAGCAGTGGACACAAAGGGGTGAGCCAGACCGCTTCTGGGAAATGGCTGGCTTATATCTCTTTGAAAGGCAAGCGCCATAACTTAGGTATCTTTACGAAAAAAAGTGAAGCAATTTTAGCAAGAAAATTAGCAGAACGTCGTCTATTTCAACCAATTTTACAACAAGAAATAGTGACTATAAATAAGGAAGATTAG